TGTGGTAATTTTAAGCATCTTCAGGCAAACGTAAACACCGTAATCGAGTGGTGGTTGTCTCACGTTCTCTGTGGCTGAGGTTTAGTTGTTTTCCTATAAGGACACAAAATCCAAATGCGTGGCTTCCATAAATATAATATCTTACAGAGGTAATTCTGACACAATGTTTACATGCAGACCAAAAGACCTTTCATCCCTATGACTGATGGCAACACAAGGTTCATTATTTCACTTTTCCTATATTACATATTAAGGATTTACTTTTCGTGATAATGCGGAACTAAATCGGTATAAGGGATGTCAGTTTCaatcattttttgaaatagttattTTNCTGGCTGAGGTTTAGTTGTTTTACTACTATAAGGACACAAAATCCAAATGCGTAGCTTCCATAAATATAATATCTTACAgaggtaattcttttttaaaaattttttattatgtatgttagtcaccatacagtacatccctggtttctgatgtaaagttcgatgattcattatttgcgtataacacccagtgcaccatgcaatacgtgccctacttactacccgtcaccagtctatcccaatcccccaccccctcccctctgaagccctcagtttgtttcccagagtccatattctctcatggttcatctcttcttcccatttcccacccctcactcttcctttccttctcctaatgttctccctgctattccttatgttccacatgcaAGTTAAACcatatgagaattgtctttctctgcttgacttatttcacttagcataatcccctccagttccatcatgtctgtgcaaatggtggatattcatcctttctgatggctgagtaatattccattgtatatatggaccacatcttcttaatccNTTTTACTACTATAAGGACACAAAATCCAAATGCGTAGCTTCCATAAATATAATATCTTACAgaggtaattcttttttaaaaattttttattatgtatgttagtcaccatacagtacatccctggtttctgatgtaaagttcgatgattcattatttgcgtataacacccagtgcaccatgcaatacgtgccctacttactacccgtcaccagtctatcccaatcccccaccccctcccctctgaagccctcagtttgtttcccagagtccatattctctcatggttcatctcttcttcccatttcccacccctcactcttcctttccttctcctaatgttctccctgctattccttatgttccacatgcaAGTTAAACcatatgagaattgtctttctctgcttgacttatttcacttagcataatcccctccagttccatcatgtctgtgcaaatggtggatattcatcctttctgatggctgagtaatattccattgtatatatggaccacatcttctttatccggtcatctgttgaagggcttctcggctgcttccataatttagctattgtggacaatgctgctatgaacattggggtgcatatggccgtTCTCTTCACTACGATTACAGAGGTAATTCTGACACAATGTTTACATGCAGACCAAAAGACCTTTCATCCCTATGACTGATGGCAACACAaagtttattatttcacttttcttataTTACACATTAAAGATTTACTTTTCGTGATAATGTGGAACTAAATTGGTATAAGGTATGTCAGTTTCAATCATTTattgaaatagttatttttaatatcccATGGTCATGTCTATAATGTGATAGGCTACCCCCaccaattatttttttgaagatttcttttaaaacttgctAAAGGCTTCGTCCTGACAGGAAACATGTGCTAACAGAGGATGGAACAGAAAAATGGCAGTTCTTTCACTGGGTTTATCCTGCTGGGTTTCTCGGACTGGCCTCAGCTGGAGCTCGTCCTCTTCGTGGTTCTTCTGATCTTCTATCTGTTCACTCTGCTGGGAAACACCACCATCATTGCCTTGTCCCACCTGGACCCCCATCTCCAGactcccatgtactttttcctctccAACCTGAGCTTTCTGGACCTGTGCTACACGACCAGCACTGTCCCGCAGCTCCTGGTTCATCTCAGGAGAGCAGACAAGTCTATCTCCTTTGGTGGCTGTGTGGCTCAGCTCTTCGTTTCTCTAGGGTTGGGCTGCACAGAGTGCATTCTCTTAGGGGTCATGGCATTTGACCGCTATGCAGCCATCTGCAGGCCCCTGCACTACACAGTGGTCATGCACCCCCGTCTCTGTGCCCTCATGGCTTCCGCATCGTGGGTCATTGGTTTTGCCAACTCCTCATTGCAGACAGCGCTCATCTTCCTTGTTCCACGTtgtgggagaaataaaatagatcaCTTCCTTTGTGAGGTCCCCCCACTGCTCAAGCTTGCCTGTGTTGACACCACTGCGAATGAGTTTGAGCTCTTCTTTCTTGGTGTGATCATTCTCCTCGTCCCTGTGGCATTAATTACAGTCTCCTATGGTCAGATTGTCAGGGCGGTCTTAAGAATAAAGTCATCTGCAGGGCAGAGGAAAGCGTTTGGGACATGTGGATCCCACATCACGGTGGTCTCCCTGTTCTATGGCTCGGCCATCTATATTTACTTCCAGCCCAACAACAACTACTCCCAGGATCAGGGCAAGTTCGTTTCTCTGTTCTACACCATCGTCACCCCCATGGTCAACCCTGTCATATATACACTGCGGAACAAGGATGTGACGGGAGCAATGAAGAAGGTGCTTTGCAGGGGCCATGACTCCACATGACTGGGCGGGAAGACCCTTTAATGGGAGACTTTCACTGCCAGGGCTTTTAAGATGATTGTGATCTTCTCGTTTCACTCAGATTTCCCCTTACATCTCTCAAGGGAATTCCCTCACCTGATGCTCTAATGCAAGTGAGTGCTCAAAATCTAAGTCCAGGGACTCCTGCAGCTTCCAGAGATGCTCACCTAGTGATCCGAGAGCATCTGCGTCATGTTGTTATTGTAAAAAGCTCCACAGCTTTTTCATATTTCCCCCTATTTGGGACACTAGTCCATTCCTTTGTGCAAGAAGACACGCACATACTGTAAAGTCATAGGGAAAATAAGAATACAAATGATTCAAACACTGTAAGAAATAGTATCagtttagtgtttttcttttttctttttttttttaatgattttttattatattatgttagtcaccatacagtacatccccggtttccgatgtaaagttcgatgactcattagttgcatataacacccagtgcaccatgcaatacgtgccctccttactacccatcaccagtctatcccattcccccaccccctcccctatgatgccctcaatttgtttctcatagtccatagtctctcatgtttcattcccccttctgattaccccccttttcttatccctttcttcccctaccgatcctcctagttcNaatgagagaaataatataataattgtctttctctgcttgacttatttcacttagcattatctcctccagtgccgtccatgttgcagcaaatgttgagaattcgttctttctgatagctgagtaatattccattgtatatatggaccacagcttcttaatccagtcatctgttgaagggcatctcggctccttccatgatttggctattgtggacaatgcagctatgaacattggggtgcatatggcccttctctttactacgtctgtatctttggggtaaacacccagtagtgcaatggctgggtcatagggtagttcaatttttaactttttaagggacctccacactgttttccagagtggctgtaccaacttgcattcccaccaacaatgtaggagggatcccctttctccacatNggacattgctgctatgaacgttggggtgcatatggctcttctcttcactacgtctgtatctttggggtaaacacccagtagtg
The genomic region above belongs to Ailuropoda melanoleuca isolate Jingjing unplaced genomic scaffold, ASM200744v2 unplaced-scaffold75153, whole genome shotgun sequence and contains:
- the LOC100469299 gene encoding putative olfactory receptor 2B8, with protein sequence MEQKNGSSFTGFILLGFSDWPQLELVLFVVLLIFYLFTLLGNTTIIALSHLDPHLQTPMYFFLSNLSFLDLCYTTSTVPQLLVHLRRADKSISFGGCVAQLFVSLGLGCTECILLGVMAFDRYAAICRPLHYTVVMHPRLCALMASASWVIGFANSSLQTALIFLVPRCGRNKIDHFLCEVPPLLKLACVDTTANEFELFFLGVIILLVPVALITVSYGQIVRAVLRIKSSAGQRKAFGTCGSHITVVSLFYGSAIYIYFQPNNNYSQDQGKFVSLFYTIVTPMVNPVIYTLRNKDVTGAMKKVLCRGHDST